The genomic interval tacaataaagaaaaagaaaagaagtctAAACACTGTAACATggaattaattataaaaaaaagacctaaattcaaatgaataaaaacatgaattttcccttttaaaaactgttttggGAATAAATATTGCATCGTTTAAGCGCCGTTTCCCTCTGATCATCCTGCAACCAGACATTTACCAGATGCTCATGTGATCTGCTCAGTGTCTTTTTCACTCTGTCTCATGAAGGGGAAAGGACAAATTACATGTCCTGTGTCCAGTGCATGCTTTGGTATTATAAGCAATGTGTAATATTCTGCAGGTTTAGATCCTCCAGTGTCTGTGAGCACATGTTATCAACACCTCTGTTCTGTAGAACATCAGTAGAGGAGGTCTGTGTAGTGGTATAGTCAATACTTTACCTTTTTATATGTATGATCCATCATCATGTTCAGTACTGCTGCTGCAGGCCTGTAGGACGCGTGGCACCTTGGATTCCCTCTCTTCGTACAGTGTGACAGGTATTAGCCGGTATTGGCTCAGAAAACCCTGCATCTATCCATGTGTCTCCTTGTTCATCAGTGGAAGGGAGTGGCAGCTACTGATCTGGGGTCTCTCTCAGCGCTGTGACAGTCGGTCAAGGTTATTACAGAGCTCTGAGATGCATTCACTGCAGCATTGGGTGTTCGAATGGCGGCACAGGCAGGCATGTTAGTGTCATGACAGCTGATTTTAGAAGCTAATGTTACTCACTTGTAGAATTGTTTGTTGGCTATTTGTACCGTGGATTTCAGTCTGATCAATCAGGTCATTACCAAGACAATAAAGTGCCCTGATTGCATTTGAATGTCACTGCAAAGTTgaatacaaaacataatatgTGCAAAAGACACCATTTTTATTCAGTATAAAAAGAGGCTGATCTGAGGTAGATCGCGAGCTCAGCTGTGGCACAGACCTCTCTTAAGGAATATGTAAGTGTTCAATGTGCTGAGAGTCTAGTGATGGGTAAACTTGAATGTAAATTGATATGGAAAACATTCTGCTATCAAGTTGCTGATTAAGCTGCATGTCAGCAGAACAGCAATTAGAGATGTATTTCTTTACAGATTTCAATTAATTTGGTTAAACTGgtgagaaataaaacaaaattagcATGAAGGGGACAGAAGCAGCATATAAAGAGGTCCCAGTCGCTTTAGTCCAACTATCAGCAGTAATCAGCAGAGTGTTGCTTCATCATGGCTTTTACAGGGAAATACGTTGTGGAGAGCCAGGAGAACTACCCTGAATTCTTGAAGGCTGCTGGTAAGATACCTCTGCTtagtttcataaataaatatgtcaagtGACAAGTGTTGGGTTAAAATGTGATTAGTGCTAACTATGTCTTATCTTCTCTGTAGGAATTGAAGTTCCCGAAGACATAAAAAATGAGGAGATGATAACAGATATCTATCAGAACGACCACTTCAGGCTGACAAAGTTTTCGATGGACAAGACCTGGAACAACTCGTTCGTCATTGGGAAGGAGAGCGAACTGGAAACTCTGGATGGAGAGACATTCAAggtcatttttatattgttggtttcttattaaatgttttatcatATTCTTGTTCAAACTGCAGTTTGATCatacttgtttttatttgttatttttagacCACTGTCACTTTGGATGGAGGTAAACTCAAGATTCAGTTCCCCAAATACGTTTACACCGCTGAGATGGTTGGTGACAAGCTTGTTGAGGTGAGTACGTCCAACTTTACACTGGGGAGATTGTGAACATGTGTCACAGATGTGACagagaaaatatgaaatatatttacattcttatttcactttttttaggTCAACACCATCTGTGCCGTTACTAACAAGATGGTTAGTAAGAGGACAAACTGAGCTGCTTCATTTTAATGACGCCTGAAACGGCTGCATAAATGtgcaacaataaaacatttcattacAAGAATTCAACATTCATCTCTTTGTGTCTTGTGTCTAACATTATTAATTTTTGAAGGATCAGCTGATTACAGTGTGTAAACAGGTGTCTGTTGCATCAATGCATTTATTTACTGGAGTGTTCATCAACCATCACAGAATGAGGAAACCTTTGATAAGACACTGTTTGTTAAAGCCCTGCTAGTAGCCACTAGTGGCCATGCTGCCTCCAACCAGACCAAAATAGTTTGAACCAACTCACCGAGCAGAGGTGAAATCCTCTCGTCTCAGCATGTTAAAAATTGGCTTCaacttgtttttaatttaacattttgaatgacacttttttttctctctttttagctCTTTGTTTGCCACAGCTAACTTTACAATTACAGTTTCTGCACACATTCTGCAGGTCACAATGAAAGGATGTCTCTTCTGATTTAAAAGGTTTTACATTTAGGTTAATGCAATAACAGACATACAAAGTACaacatcccacacacacacacaaagtaataACTAACGAAGCACCATCACTGATATAACTGTCTTGTTTATTCAAACCAGTGGTCCTGTGGTAATTCAAACTAAATGAggaaacacaaaagaaaaatccTCTGACATATGAGATAAAAATGCCTGAAGGATGACACATATAATACCAGATTCCTTTTATTTGTTCAACACAATTAGCAGGGTGTGTCTGTGTCACTCCTAATATGTTTTGCCCTTTTGTTTCCTGCACATGGATTCAAACTTTAACCATTAAATAAATCTAATGCCAACAATAAGACATACATCCTTAAACATATCTGTTTTATCTTCTTGTGAAATAGTAGTTTGTCTTTGCAAGTTACACAAAAAATATGGTTTAGACCCAGATTGTCAGAGACCATTAACACAACACCAATAGAGTGAAACAAGGGAGAGAAAATTCCAGTATTGATGGCAAAACATGCTATATTTCAGTGATTTATATTGGATCAAACATAGACACTACAGGTAAATTATTTCATACAGTACAAAGTTTCACCCCTTCTGTTGAGTTAGATCTGTAAGaaagtaaaacaacaaatacagTCGTGTGAAGTCAAGAGATGTTCCACTTGCTCCTCACTACTGATGGTTACTTTATTGCTCCTGCTTCAGTAAATTGGAGGAAGCAGTTTCATGATGATCCATTGAAGCATGTTGAGTCTCGCAGCATTAGATCCTCTTGCTAATTCATTTGAAAGTCACACCCTTCTCCCTTGGAGTTATGCACTTCTAGGGGACACGTGGAGAAGATAAATACAAATTAGCATGAAGGGGACAGAAGCAGCATATAAAGAGGTCCCAGTCGCTTTAGTCCAACTGTCAGCAGTAGTCAGCAGAGTGTTGCTTCATCATGGCTTTTACAGGGAAATTCGTTGTGGAGAGCCAGGAGAACTACCGGGAATTCTTGAAGGCTGTTGGTAAGATACCTCTGCTTACTtacttaaataaatatgtcagaaCTGTTGGGTTAAAATGTGATTAGTGCTAACTATGTCTTATCTTCTCTGTAGGAATTGAAGTTCCCAAAGATTCCAGCAGTGATGACATGATAACAGATATCTATCAGAACGACAAGTTCAAGTTGAACAAATCTTTGATGGACAAGACCTGGAACAACTTGTTCGCCATTGGGAAGGAGAGCGAACTGAAAACTCTGGATGGAGAGACATTCAAGGTCATTTCATACTTTTGTTTCTCATTAAATCTTTTATGATATTGTAGATATTTTTGTTCAACTGCAGTTTGATCatacttgtttttatttgttatttttagacCACTGTCACTTTGGATGGAGGTAAACTCAAGATTCAGTTCCCCAAATACCTTTACACCGCTGAGATGGTTGGTGACAAGCTTGTTGAGGTGAGTACGTCCAACTTTACACTGGTGAGATGGTGAACATGTGTCACAGATGTGACAGAGAGTGCAGCTTTTTGAtattatctttatcttttttccTCACTTTTATTAGGTCAACACCATCGGTGCTGTTACTAACAAGACGGTTAGTAAGAagacaaactgagctgcctcATTTAATGACGCCTGAAACGGCTGCAGTAAATGtgcaacaataaaacatttcattacAAGAATTCAACATTCATCTTTTTGTGTCTTGTGTCtaaaattattcattttttgaaGGATCAGCTGATTACAGTGTGTAAACAGGTGTCTGTTGCATCGATCCATTTATTTACTGGAGCTTTCATCAACCATCACAGAATGAGGAAACCTTTGATAAGACACTGTTTGTTAAATCCCTGCTAGTAGCCACTAGTGGCCACGCTGCCTCCAACCAGACCAAAATAGTCTGAACCAACTCACTGATCAGAGGTGACATCCCCTGAGCCCTGGGCTCTTCCTAAAGGGCTACAGATAAAGGGAATGATGATGAATAATGATCttataataatggtaataagaTGATTTGCTTATTCAGATTATGGCATGGACAGTCGGCAtgtttaaagttgtttttttaatgtcagtGTGGCTTCgacttgtttttaatttaacattttgaatgacacttttttttctctttttttagctCTTTTTGCCACAGCTAACTTTACAATTACAGTTTCTGCACACATTCTGCAGGTCACAATGAAAGGATGTCTCTTCTGATTTAAAAGGTTTTACATTTAGGTTAATACAATAACAGACATACAAACTAAaacatcccacacacacacacaaagtaataACTAACGAAGCACCATCACTGATTTAACTGCCTTGTTTATTCAAACCAGTGGTCCTGTGGTAATTCAAACTAAATGAggaaacacaaaagaaaaatccTCTGACATATTAGTAGATAACTGTATTTTCTGCTCATTTGATATACAAATACCTGAAGGATGACACATATAATACCAGGTTCCTTTTATTTGTTCAACACAATTAGCAGGGTGTGTCTGTGTCACTTTTGATATGTTTTGCCCTTTTGTTTCCTGCACATGGATTCAAACTTTAACCATTAAATAAATCTAATGCCAACAATAAGACATACATCCTTAAACATATCTGTTTTATCTTCTTGTGAAATAGTAGTTTGTCTTTGCAGTGAATATGTGTACAAGTTGCACAGAAAACACGTTTTAAACCCAGAATGAGACCATTAACAGAACACCAATGGTGTTCAAAATCTCCAGCCATTCAATGTGTGAGACCAGGTAGTAGTGGGTGCAGATTCACCTGTTAATACTCAGGGGAGTAGTCTAGAGAAGGTTATATAAAGGCTGGGTGTGTCCT from Sebastes fasciatus isolate fSebFas1 chromosome 10, fSebFas1.pri, whole genome shotgun sequence carries:
- the LOC141774813 gene encoding gastrotropin-like, translating into MAFTGKYVVESQENYPEFLKAAGIEVPEDIKNEEMITDIYQNDHFRLTKFSMDKTWNNSFVIGKESELETLDGETFKTTVTLDGGKLKIQFPKYVYTAEMVGDKLVEVNTICAVTNKMVSKRTN
- the LOC141774814 gene encoding gastrotropin-like, coding for MAFTGKFVVESQENYREFLKAVGIEVPKDSSSDDMITDIYQNDKFKLNKSLMDKTWNNLFAIGKESELKTLDGETFKTTVTLDGGKLKIQFPKYLYTAEMVGDKLVEVNTIGAVTNKTVSKKTN